From Coturnix japonica isolate 7356 chromosome 1, Coturnix japonica 2.1, whole genome shotgun sequence, the proteins below share one genomic window:
- the ACER3 gene encoding alkaline ceramidase 3 isoform X2, with amino-acid sequence MTLKYEMQLLDELPMIYSCCVFVYCLYECFKYKNTVNYPMLFILITYSFIVSIVYLKLKQPVFHQIMYGTLVSVIVLRSVYIVLWVYPWLRGLGYTSLTVFLMGFFLWNVDNIFCEKLRALREKMPPVLGAVTQFHAWWHILTGLGSYLHILLSLYTRTLFLKHRPKVKFLLGIWPVLLVEPPKKL; translated from the exons ATGACCCTGAAGTATGAAATGCAA CTGTTGGATGAACTGCCAATGATATACAGTTGTTGTGTGTTTGTCTACTGCCT GTACGAATGTTTCAAGTACAAGAACACAGTCAATTATccaatgcttttcattttaataacataCAGCTTCATAGTCAGCATA GTTTACTTAAAATTGAAACAGCCTGTATTCCATCAG aTCATGTATGGAACACTAGTTTCTGTGATAGTTCTACGATCTGTTTATATAGTATTATG gGTATACCCATGGCTTAGAGGTCTAGGCTATACATCTTTAACTGTATTTCTAATGGGATTTTTCCTCTGGAATGTGGACAACATTTTCTGTGAGAAATTGAG agCACTACGAGAGAAGATGCCTCCTGTTTTGGGCGCTGTGACACAGTTTCACGCGTGGTGGCACATTCTCACAGGCCTGGGCTCTTATCTTCATATCCTGCTCAG TTTATACACAAGGACACTTTTCCTGAAACACAGGCCAAAGGTGAAG tttCTTCTTGGAATATGGCCTGTTCTTCTTGTGGAGCCACCCAAGAAGCTTTGA